In Stenotrophomonas sp. 610A2, one DNA window encodes the following:
- a CDS encoding TonB-dependent receptor, translated as MLLLVLLAVPGWAQDSAATRSYEQPRQPLQQALAALATGSGLQILMAPQMLHGKTAPALSGRYSVAQALQQLLAGSGLSYRLTGSGVITIVEATPSPPAVVPAPARARVMPVVESSLPSLQVTGSRIRRSEFEGAAPVTVITAEQMQRDGYMTLSEALATNGMNDYGAESQAALGRFSANAQPLNLRGLGPGRVLILVDGRRVPDYPFPSNGRSNFQSIGSIPLGSVDRVELMTGGASAIYGADAIGGVINILLKRPRSGSQVKLRTGTSTQGGADRVDLQWLGGYGTDTLGLSYGLQYSHRELLQGSQRDLQRPRVGTAPAQPELGLGLLRRDAKSGALLPLPADVCQRWSGEFVDWDYSSASSVAGMQGAGCGTWRNAGYPSLADGVQELAGQLQAEWSLSSGTQAWAALQAWRARSELAPGLETITGPHSRTTGRVNEIYDPQLGYIAPRRLLTPQEVGGLSAANDHYRERMWDLALGLRGQYGERLDWSLTAGRSDYLVQRDQRRLLGDQVNAFFFGVPLGMTDEGITIQPLDLQHWYRPITPQEYAAMSGIVHYDAQTRVDSATYVVSGSFFDLPAGPLGMATVLEASRQRYQLQNTPSLLPLRMEAYNMTGSVGGGRRDRYAAGAELSIPLSSTLKLSLAGRFDDYDDVTELDVARTWNAGLEWRPTSRLLLRASHATSFKAPDMHWVFTDGGGSFGSAVDVTRCMDARANPICDGYVTEFLTWTYRNPELDAETGSSTTAGLVWDAGEALSMSVDYWDIRNKGGIGRISPAQLLRDEAECLTGRRLDGSLAEVDLQGWQCRIARSRVRRSDATGSGRILMVESMAANQSEQRIRGVDAVLDWRGTSRFGGFNLHTAWSHTFWGERRVRAPGTLHDQWRDAQWASGENLAFRSNLRTSLGWQGSEGWSANLAGTRYGRLARVDGQGWIDPLWLWNANLGKRVSERATVTLFISNLFDSAPPRDSSNVEFPYYYDEVYSAMGRQLAVQLDYNFD; from the coding sequence TTGCTGTTGCTTGTGCTGCTGGCTGTTCCCGGATGGGCACAGGACAGTGCCGCGACACGCAGCTATGAGCAGCCAAGGCAGCCGTTGCAACAGGCGCTGGCCGCGCTGGCTACGGGCTCCGGCCTGCAGATTCTGATGGCACCGCAGATGCTGCATGGCAAGACTGCACCGGCCCTGAGCGGGCGCTACAGCGTCGCCCAAGCCCTGCAGCAGCTGTTGGCAGGCAGCGGTCTGAGCTATCGGCTCACCGGCAGCGGCGTCATCACCATTGTCGAAGCAACGCCGTCACCGCCTGCCGTAGTGCCGGCCCCCGCACGAGCGCGAGTCATGCCTGTGGTGGAAAGCTCGTTGCCATCACTGCAGGTCACCGGCTCGCGCATACGCCGCAGTGAGTTCGAAGGTGCAGCGCCGGTCACCGTCATCACTGCCGAACAGATGCAGCGCGATGGATACATGACTCTGTCCGAAGCCCTGGCCACCAATGGCATGAATGATTACGGGGCCGAGTCGCAAGCGGCGCTCGGGCGCTTTTCCGCCAACGCGCAGCCCCTCAATCTGCGTGGGCTGGGCCCTGGCCGGGTGCTGATCCTGGTCGATGGCCGGCGCGTGCCGGACTATCCGTTTCCGTCCAATGGGCGCAGTAATTTCCAGAGCATTGGCAGCATTCCCTTGGGCAGTGTGGACCGGGTTGAGTTGATGACGGGTGGTGCGTCGGCAATCTATGGGGCCGATGCAATCGGCGGGGTGATCAACATCCTGTTGAAGCGGCCACGCAGCGGTTCGCAGGTAAAGTTGCGGACGGGTACAAGTACGCAAGGCGGTGCTGATCGGGTAGACCTGCAATGGTTGGGTGGATACGGCACCGATACCTTGGGGCTGAGTTACGGCCTGCAGTATTCGCACCGGGAACTGCTGCAGGGTTCGCAGCGAGACCTGCAACGCCCGCGCGTGGGCACGGCGCCGGCACAACCGGAGCTGGGGTTGGGCCTGCTGCGCCGTGATGCGAAAAGCGGTGCACTGCTGCCGCTGCCGGCGGATGTATGCCAGCGCTGGAGCGGGGAGTTCGTTGATTGGGACTACAGCAGCGCATCGTCGGTTGCCGGCATGCAGGGCGCGGGCTGTGGTACATGGCGCAACGCCGGCTATCCCTCTTTGGCGGATGGCGTGCAGGAGCTGGCTGGACAATTGCAGGCCGAGTGGAGTCTGTCGTCGGGTACGCAGGCATGGGCGGCGCTGCAGGCATGGCGGGCACGCAGCGAATTGGCACCTGGGCTGGAAACGATCACCGGACCGCACTCACGCACGACAGGCAGGGTGAATGAGATCTACGATCCGCAATTGGGCTACATCGCGCCGCGGCGGCTGCTGACGCCGCAGGAAGTCGGTGGCCTCAGCGCTGCCAATGATCATTACCGCGAGCGGATGTGGGATCTGGCGTTGGGCCTGCGCGGGCAGTATGGCGAGCGTTTGGATTGGAGCCTGACCGCTGGCCGCTCGGATTACCTGGTGCAGCGCGACCAGCGGCGTCTGCTGGGTGACCAGGTCAACGCGTTTTTCTTCGGCGTGCCGCTGGGGATGACCGATGAAGGCATCACCATCCAGCCATTGGACCTGCAGCACTGGTACCGGCCGATCACGCCGCAGGAATATGCGGCCATGTCGGGCATCGTGCATTACGACGCGCAGACTCGGGTGGACAGTGCCACCTACGTGGTTTCCGGCAGTTTTTTTGATCTGCCTGCGGGCCCGCTCGGCATGGCCACGGTGCTGGAGGCCAGTCGCCAGCGTTACCAGCTGCAGAACACCCCATCGCTGTTGCCACTGCGGATGGAGGCATACAACATGACCGGCAGTGTCGGTGGTGGCCGGCGTGACCGTTACGCAGCAGGTGCCGAGTTGAGCATTCCGCTGTCATCCACGCTCAAGCTCAGCCTGGCTGGCCGGTTTGATGACTACGACGATGTAACCGAGCTCGATGTTGCCCGCACCTGGAATGCGGGCCTGGAATGGCGGCCGACTTCGCGGCTGCTGCTGCGTGCCAGCCATGCCACCAGCTTCAAGGCGCCGGACATGCATTGGGTTTTCACCGATGGTGGTGGCAGCTTCGGTTCGGCGGTGGATGTCACCCGTTGCATGGATGCACGCGCCAATCCGATCTGTGACGGCTATGTCACCGAGTTCCTTACCTGGACATACAGGAATCCCGAGCTGGACGCGGAGACCGGCAGCTCCACCACGGCGGGGCTGGTGTGGGACGCGGGTGAAGCGCTGTCGATGAGCGTGGATTACTGGGACATACGCAATAAAGGCGGCATCGGGCGCATTTCGCCGGCGCAGTTGTTGCGCGATGAGGCCGAGTGTCTCACCGGCCGGCGCCTGGATGGCAGTCTCGCGGAAGTGGACCTGCAGGGGTGGCAGTGCCGCATTGCGCGATCAAGGGTGCGGCGTAGCGACGCGACCGGTAGTGGCCGGATCCTGATGGTCGAGTCGATGGCGGCCAACCAGTCCGAGCAACGCATCCGTGGTGTCGACGCGGTGCTCGACTGGCGTGGCACTAGCCGGTTCGGGGGCTTCAACCTGCACACGGCCTGGTCGCATACGTTCTGGGGCGAGCGTCGGGTCCGTGCGCCGGGCACCTTGCATGACCAATGGCGAGACGCGCAGTGGGCATCGGGCGAGAACCTCGCTTTCCGCAGCAACCTCCGCACCAGTCTCGGTTGGCAGGGAAGCGAAGGATGGTCGGCGAACCTGGCCGGCACCCGCTATGGCCGCCTGGCGCGGGTTGATGGTCAAGGTTGGATCGACCCGTTGTGGCTGTGGAATGCCAATCTGGGCAAGCGCGTGAGCGAGCGCGCAACGGTGACACTGTTCATCAGCAATCTGTTCGATTCCGCGCCGCCGCGTGACAGCAGCAATGTCGAATTCCCGTACTACTACGACGAGGTCTACAGCGCGATGGGGCGGCAGTTGGCCGTGCAGCTGGATTACAACTTCGACTAA
- a CDS encoding RNA polymerase sigma factor, with the protein MAQQYRPRLMRYFRNHLGTVEDAEDLTQETLVRMMRDPQADKVNNVEAYLMTIAGNLLRDRFRRDRTRHVGQHVPIDETAEGWPTETVSGERVYQDRERLQTFLRVLDDLPPRCQQVFLLHRYEGLTYGAIASQLGISVSAVEKQMMRALLHFGTRLEQP; encoded by the coding sequence ATGGCGCAACAGTACCGCCCACGCCTGATGCGTTACTTCAGGAACCACCTGGGCACGGTTGAGGACGCGGAAGATCTCACCCAGGAAACCCTGGTGCGGATGATGCGCGATCCGCAGGCCGACAAGGTCAACAACGTCGAAGCCTATTTGATGACGATCGCCGGCAACCTGCTGCGTGATCGTTTTCGTCGCGACCGTACCCGCCACGTTGGCCAGCATGTACCCATTGACGAGACCGCAGAGGGCTGGCCCACCGAAACGGTAAGCGGTGAGCGCGTCTACCAGGACCGCGAACGCCTGCAGACCTTCCTCAGGGTTCTCGATGACCTGCCGCCGCGCTGCCAACAGGTATTCCTGCTGCACCGCTACGAAGGCCTGACCTACGGCGCGATCGCCAGCCAGTTGGGTATCAGCGTCAGTGCGGTTGAAAAACAAATGATGCGTGCCCTGCTCCACTTCGG